A window of the Falco rusticolus isolate bFalRus1 chromosome 1, bFalRus1.pri, whole genome shotgun sequence genome harbors these coding sequences:
- the IFT81 gene encoding intraflagellar transport protein 81 homolog isoform X2 translates to MSEQIQFIVEKLNQEPFRKNYNLITFDSLESVQLLQLLNDVLGEIDPKHAVDIREELPEQTAKRMLSLLGILKYKPPGSISDLSAFRQGLVTGSKPVIHPVLHWLLQRTNELKKRAYLARFLVKLEVPAEFLQDDTVADVNKQYEELMEAFKNLHKECEQLRTSGLSTAEIRRDISAMEEEKDQLIKRVERLKKRVETVQNHQRMLEIARQLRLEKEREESLAQQKQEQKNQLFHAEQRLQRAQLQLKEMHHAVVDSKPESLMKKLEEEINFNSYLVTEKIPRELESKKNSTYILQKVVAEPAMSQSDLNVLEIKINEVNAQINQLIEKRMMKYETTDSKFSMYRQQASIISRKKEAKAEELQAAKEEMSNTERQMLQKTTQAQELEGSEVLKGDERTPSAEGTPFLIP, encoded by the exons ATGAGTGAGCAAATCCAGTTCATTGTTGAGAAGCTCAATCAAGAGCCCTTCAGGAAGAACTACAATTTAATCACCTTTGACTCCTTAGAGTCAGTGCAGTTGTTGCAGCTGCTCAATGATGTTCTGGGGGAGATTGACCCAAAG CATGCTGTTGACATTAGAGAAGAGCTGCCGGAACAGACAGCTAAAAGAATGTTGAGTCTTCTTGGTATCCTTAAATACAAACCTCCAGGAAGTATATCAGACTT GAGTGCATTTCGCCAAGGGTTAGTCACTGGAAGCAAACCTGTAATTCATCCTGTTTTACATTGGCTTCTTCAGAGGACCAATGAACTCAAGAAAAGAGCTTATCTGGCACGTTTCTTAGTAAAATTAGAAGTGCCAGCGGAGTTTCTACAGGATGATACTGTGGCTGACGTCAATAAACAG tATGAAGAACTgatggaagcatttaaaaacctACATAAGGAGTGTGAGCAGCTGAGAACATCTGGTTTATCTACTGCAGAAATAAGAAGG gaCATCAGTGCaatggaagaggagaaagatcAACTCATCAAAAGAGTAGAGCGTCTTAAGAAGAGG GTGGAGACAGTACAAAATCATCAACGGATGCTTGAAATAGCAAGACAGCTTCGcttagaaaaagagagagaagaatcTTTGGCTcaacagaaacaagaacaaaaaaatcag TTGTTCCATGCAGAGCAGAGACTGCAAagagcacagctccagctgaaaGAGATGCATCATGCAGTAGTGGATTCAAAACCTGAAA gtttaaTGAAGAAACTAGAAGAGGAGATAAATTTCAATTCATACCTGGTTACTGAAAAAATACCTAGAGAGCTTGAAAGTAAGAAGAATTCAACATATATCTTACAAAAGGTGGTTGCAGAGCCGGCTATGAGTCAATCTGATCTCAATGTACTTGAAATCAAG ATAAATGAAGTAAATGCACAAATTAATCAGCTTATTGAGAAAAGAATGATGAAGTATGAGACAACTGATAGTAAATTTTCCATGTATCGCCAACAg GCATCTATAATTTCCCGGAAAAAGGAAGCCAAGGCAGAAGAACTTCAGGCTGCTAAGGAAGAGATGTCCAACACTGAAAGGCAGATGTTACAGAAGACCACTCAGGCCCAGGAGTTAGAAGGATCGGAAGTTCTGAAAGGGGATGAG AGAACACCGTCTGCAGAAGGAACTCCCTTCCTGATCCCATAG